The Lates calcarifer isolate ASB-BC8 linkage group LG6, TLL_Latcal_v3, whole genome shotgun sequence genome includes a region encoding these proteins:
- the tamalin gene encoding general receptor for phosphoinositides 1-associated scaffold protein, translating to MTFRRLKKVNSSGPETGPASQDNDIYFPSSKSDSCRTMDLPTNSSEVYNYKTLAYSGGTLPRNFKKGGGLQKWKPLTQSPEPQRKVVVLEKNEEETFGFEIQTYGLHHQDQNSVEMCTFVCKVHSDSPAQQAGLKVGDTIASVNEASVEGFRHKEIVQLIRACGNTLRLETVYSDSIRKAELEARLQYLKQTLHEKWDEYRSLMVQEQRLVHGIVMSDAAVYESLESAGVYGSLGAPSPAAQRALRGTGSTSSSASFLSTATEDDPLYQTCLYQADGSEDSVNGSADKKKEQPQRQQRLRPASELFTTAKTHLTRSASTRSYVRGSTPPSLSSSASGEKQGGFNSLQRKPKQKSFRRRLLKFIPGLNRPLEEEESKL from the exons ATGACTTTCAGGAGGCTCAAAAAAGTGAACTCCAGCGGGCCGGAGACTGGACCCGCATCTCAAGACAACGACATTTATTTCCCGTCGTCAAAGTCAGACAGTTGCAGGACTATGGACTTACCGACCAACTCCTCGGAGGTTTACAACTACAAGACTCTGGCTTACTCTGGTGGGACGCTGCCCAGAAACttcaaaaag GGTGGTGGGTTGCAGAAGTGGAAACCCCTAACACAGTCACCAGAACCACAAAG GAAGGTGGTGGTCCTGgagaaaaatgaagaggagACGTTTGGCTTTGAGATCCAG ACTTACGGTCTCCACCATCAGGACCAGAACTCAGTGGAGATGTGTACGTTTGTGTGTAAAGTGCACAGCGACAGCCCGGCCCAGCAAGCAGGACTTAAAGTtg gGGACACCATCGCAAGTGTGAACGAGGCCTCCGTGGAGGGATTTCGGCACAAAGAGATCGTTCAGCTCATCAGGGCCTGTGGCAACACACTCAG GCTGGAGACAGTTTACAGTGACTCAATCCGAAAAGCGGAGCTGGAGGCGCGGCTGCAGTATCTGAAG CAAACTCTTCATGAGAAATGGGATGAGTATCGGTCGTTGATGGTGCAGGAGCAGAGGCTTGTTCACG GGATAGTAATGAGTGATGCTGCAGTGTACGAGTCCCTGGAGTCAGCAGGTGTGTACGGCAGCCTCGGCGCCCCCAGCCCCGCCGCTCAGAGAGCCCTCCGCGGCACcggcagcaccagcagcagcgcCAGCTTCCTCAGCACGGCCACCGAGGACGACCCTCTGTACCAGACCTGCCTGTACCAGGCGGACGGCAGCGAGGATTCAGTCAACGGCAGcgcagacaaaaagaaagagcagcCACAGAGGCAGCAGCGCCTCCGACCGGCCAGCGAGCTCTTCACCACGGCCAAGACGCATCTGACCCGCAGCGCCAGCACGCGCAGCTACGTCAGAGGATCCACGCCGCCGTCGTTGTCGTCGTCCGCCTCGGGTGAGAAGCAGGGAGGATTCAACTCACTGCAGAGGAAGCCCAAACAGAAAAGCTTCCGCAGACGCCTCCTCAAATTCATCCCTGGGCTGAACCGAccgctggaggaggaggagagcaaacTGTGA
- the dgkaa gene encoding diacylglycerol kinase, alpha a: MSTPTNPEVKELNPVDFIQLQQYIEYCSLKVKDVLREFDADGSLARHRHGECINEEGFRLFLKTYLEVEDFPVALCQRLFRSFQNSEPTQEDSAKEVFLKDVSCYFSLLEDGQPRDKLEFAFKLYDRDGNGVLDSSEVDRIIAQMMHAAEYLGWDVSELRPVLKDMMTAIDADSSGTVSLDEWVEGGMNNVPLLVLLGLKMTQKDGQHLWRMKHFNKPVYCNVCQSMLLGLRKQGLCCTCCKYTVHGRCANKNPEPCTRTYVKSKKETGVPAHDWVSGNCDSRKCDKCQKKIKSYQGLTGKHCVWCHTMRHDECADQEPTECTCGLLKDHILPPWAIYPVIKERPNNGCSGSTDDSELNTTPDGQVLQISPVPNTHPLLVFVNPKSGGKQGERVLRKFQYLLNPRQVYNLSNGGPGPGLSFFRNLQDYRILVCGGDGTVGWILDAIDKANLLVRPPVAVLPLGTGNDLARCLRWGGGYDGEDLSRILKDIEGSSQVLMDRWSVQVITDENQEKGDPVPYEIINNYFSIGVDASIAHRFHTMREKHPQKFNSRMKNKLWYFEFATSETISASCKKLNESLTIECCGTPLDLSGLSLEGVAVLNIPSMHGGSNLWGETKKGDTKGLTSQEEPEVIVDPEILKVTSQDLSDRRLEVVGLEGAMEMGQIYTGLKSAVRLAKTSQITIRTKKALPMQIDGEPWMQPPCTIHITHKNQASMLMAPQAKSTGFFK, encoded by the exons ATGTCCACCCCCACAAACCCAGAGGTGAAGGAACTGAACCCTGTCGACTTTATCCAGCTACAGCAGTACATTGAAT ACTGCAGCTTGAAGGTGAAAGACGTGCTGAGGGAATTTGATGCAGATGGCAGTCTGGCCCGGCACAGACATGGAGAG tgcATCAATGAAGAAGGCTTTCGTCTGTTCCTGAAGACTTATTTAGAAGTGGAGGACTTCCCTGTGGCCCTCTGCCAGCGACTCTTCCGCTCCTTCCAAAACTCTGAACCCACCCAGGAAGACAGTGCCA AAGAGGTCTTTCTGAAGGATGTTTCATGTTACTTCTCCCTGCTGGAGGATGGCCAGCCCAGGGACAAGCTGGAGT tTGCTTTCAAGCTCTATGACAGAGATGGCAATGGAGTCCTCGACAGCTCT GAAGTGGATAGGATTATTGCTCAGATGATGCATGCTGCAGAATACCTTGGCTGGGATGTGTCAGAGTTGAGGCCG GTTCTGAAGGACATGATGACAGCGATAGATGCTGACAGCAGCGGCACAGTGTCACTGGATGAGTGGGTGGAAGGAGGCATGAACAACGTTCCCTTGCTGGTCTTGTTGGGTCTGAAG ATGACCCAGAAGGATGGGCAGCACCTTTGGAGGATGAAACATTTCAACAAGCCTGTTTACTGCAACGTGTGCCAGAGCATGCTGCTGGGTCTGAGGAAGCAAGGCCTGTGCTGCACCT gcTGTAAATACACAGTCCACGGACGCTGTGCTAACAAGAACCCAGAACCCTGCACCAGAACGTATGTGAagtcaaagaaagaaacaggg GTTCCAGCACACGACTGGGTGAGTGGGAACTGTGACTCGAGGAAGTGTGATAAATGCCAGAAGAAGATCAAGAGCTACCAAGGCTTAACGGGCAAACACTGTGTGTGGTGTCACACAATG cGTCACGATGAATGTGCAGACCAAGAGCCAACAGAATGTACCTGTGGGCTGCTCAAAGACCATATCCTGCCTCCATGGGCAATATATCCTGTTATAAAG GAGAGACCAAACAATGGCTGCTCAGGTTCAACGGATGACAGCGAGCTCAATACTACTCCTGATGGACAAGTACTTCAG ATCAGCCCTGTACCAAACACTCATCCTCTTCTAGTGTTTGTCAACCCTAAAAGTGGGGGCAAGCAGGGAGAAAG GGTCCTGCGTAAATTTCAGTATTTACTGAATCCACGGCAGGTTTATAACCTTTCAAACGGTGGACCTGGACCAGG GCTGAGTTTCTTCAGAAATCTGCAGGATTACAGGATCTTGGTATGCGGGGGAGACGGCACGGTTGGCTGGATCCTGGACGCAATAG acaaagcaaATCTGCTGGTACGGCCACCTGTTGCTGTGCTTCCTCTGGGCACAGGAAATGACCTTGCACGATGTCTGCGATGGGGAGGAG GATATGACGGGGAAGATTTGAGTCGTATTCTTAAAGACATTGAGGGCAGCTCTCAGGTGCTGATGGACCGCTGGAGTGTGCAGGTCATCACGGACGAGAATCAGGAAAAGGGTGACCCTGTGCCGTATGAAATCATCAACAACTACTTCTCTATTGGAGTT GATGCCTCCATTGCCCACCGGTTTCACACAATGAGGGAGAAACATCCCCAGAAATTCAATAGCAG AATGAAGAACAAGCTGTGGTATTTTGAATTTGCCACTTCAGAAACCATCTCTGCTTCCTGCAAGAAACTGAACGAAAGTCTAACAATTGAG TGCTGCGGTACTCCACTGGATCTCAGCGGCCTGTCTCTGGAGGGGGTTGCTGTACTCAACATTCCCAGCATGCACGGTGGCTCCAACCTGTGGGGCGAGACCAAAAAAGGGGACACTAAGGGACTGACGAGTCAGGAAGAGCCGGAGGTGATCGTCGACCCAGAAATCCTGAAAGTGACCTCCCAAG ATCTCAGTGACCGTCGATTAGAGGTGGTCGGCCTTGAAGGAGCCATGGAGATGGGACAGATATACACGGGCCTCAAGAGTGCCGTGAGGCTCGCCAAGACGTCACAGATCACCATCAG GACAAAGAAAGCATTACCGATGCAGATAGACGGAGAGCCGTGGATGCAGCCTCCCTGCACA attcacatcacacacaagaATCAAGCTAGTATGTTGATGGCTCCTCAGGCCAAATCAACTGgttttttcaaataa